The Pectobacterium carotovorum genome contains a region encoding:
- a CDS encoding phenolic acid decarboxylase produces the protein MPSFNQHDLSHFVGKHLVYTYDNGWNYELYVKNANTIDYRIHSGIVGNRWVKDQLVYIVQVAREVYKISWTEPTGTDVSLIVNIADKLFHGTIFFPRWIINNPEKTVCFQNEHIAEMEAHREAGPAYPTEVIDEFATITFIRDCGENNNEVINCPACELPADFPACLKK, from the coding sequence ATGCCGTCATTTAATCAACACGATCTGAGCCATTTTGTAGGTAAACACCTGGTATATACCTATGATAATGGTTGGAATTACGAGCTGTATGTCAAAAATGCCAACACGATAGACTACCGTATTCATAGCGGTATCGTGGGGAATCGTTGGGTGAAGGATCAACTGGTGTATATCGTGCAGGTTGCCCGCGAGGTGTATAAGATTTCATGGACAGAGCCAACGGGAACGGACGTCAGCCTGATTGTTAACATTGCCGATAAGCTCTTTCACGGCACGATCTTCTTCCCGCGTTGGATCATCAATAATCCAGAGAAAACGGTGTGCTTCCAGAACGAACATATTGCTGAAATGGAAGCCCATCGCGAAGCGGGCCCCGCGTACCCCACCGAAGTCATCGATGAATTCGCCACTATTACGTTTATCCGCGACTGTGGCGAGAACAACAACGAGGTCATCAACTGCCCTGCCTGCGAATTGCCTGCGGATTTCCCTGCCTGCTTGAAAAAATAA
- a CDS encoding alkylhydroperoxidase domain protein: MTHANTLHTQDILDTLAEISPDSALAAARKTRDAATRHTQGSYEALFNANAADDATLPLSLRFWFATKISGWQQDEQLQHFYAERLSDFPEPALTPALQLALDHAERLTKTPVHASASHISTLEQAGWSVDDIVTLSQLIAFVNFQSRLLRGYRLIAGHRVGQPHSQAAVAGQWHTQPQTHSGKSAPQAFTQAELGWEPWIAPKPLAEFNADEQAILARFGHTDSDYFRLLGRNLPVLEQRTLTDKGIFYTAGGLPRKERELIAAVTSKVNGCIYCASVHARKASQLYKQDSDVQRLLDVVPGGDLGIGQSPRWQAIIDFSARLSATPAQVNANDLKQLQEQGLDTLEIVDVVQSAAFFSWANRLMLTLGEPFWPEH, from the coding sequence ATGACGCACGCTAACACGTTACACACTCAGGACATCCTGGATACGCTGGCCGAAATTAGCCCGGACTCCGCCCTCGCGGCAGCCAGAAAAACCCGTGATGCGGCGACACGCCACACTCAGGGCAGCTACGAGGCGCTGTTTAACGCCAACGCTGCAGACGACGCGACGCTGCCGCTATCGCTACGCTTCTGGTTCGCGACCAAGATCAGCGGCTGGCAGCAGGATGAGCAATTGCAGCATTTTTATGCCGAGCGGCTGTCGGACTTCCCGGAACCCGCGTTGACACCCGCGCTACAGCTGGCGCTGGATCATGCCGAACGCCTGACGAAAACCCCCGTACACGCCTCAGCGTCCCATATCAGCACGCTGGAGCAAGCGGGCTGGTCGGTAGATGATATCGTGACGCTGTCGCAGCTCATCGCGTTTGTGAATTTTCAAAGCCGGTTGCTGCGCGGCTATCGCCTGATTGCTGGTCATCGCGTCGGCCAGCCCCATTCACAGGCCGCTGTTGCAGGCCAATGGCATACCCAACCGCAGACGCACAGTGGCAAATCTGCACCGCAGGCGTTTACTCAGGCAGAGTTGGGCTGGGAACCGTGGATCGCCCCCAAACCGCTGGCCGAATTTAATGCGGATGAGCAGGCGATTCTGGCGCGCTTCGGGCACACCGATTCCGACTATTTCCGTCTGCTAGGCCGCAATCTCCCGGTACTGGAACAGCGCACGCTGACGGATAAAGGGATTTTCTATACCGCTGGCGGCCTGCCGCGCAAGGAGCGCGAACTGATCGCCGCTGTCACTAGCAAGGTCAACGGCTGCATCTACTGCGCCTCGGTACACGCGCGTAAAGCCAGCCAGCTCTACAAACAGGACAGCGATGTGCAGCGACTGCTGGATGTCGTTCCCGGCGGTGATTTGGGCATCGGTCAAAGCCCACGCTGGCAGGCGATTATCGATTTCTCGGCCCGCCTTTCCGCCACGCCCGCGCAGGTCAACGCGAACGACCTGAAGCAACTGCAAGAGCAGGGATTAGACACGCTGGAGATCGTCGATGTGGTGCAGTCCGCCGCCTTTTTCTCATGGGCCAACCGACTGATGCTGACGCTAGGCGAACCCTTCTGGCCGGAGCATTAA
- a CDS encoding LysR family transcriptional regulator, with amino-acid sequence MLAKTTLEQWEILQAVIDLGGYTQAANALHRSQSSVSYQLSLLQERLGIALLTIHGRKAELTPEGENLLAQVRPVIRSFHALEARAHSLKMGEQTSINLVVDSTFPKDRLFHLLSAFQKQHPATRIHLTEVLRNETPEQLKAREADIYVITSRELDGIAGQWLMNVDFVAVAHSHHPLFSLPTPLSHEALSRYPCVEIVTRTTPHTQPSSAESWTFTTFEAATQAVLHQVGYGWLPEARIAEHITRGELQILPLQQGERRTTPLYLLAEEKGQPLSKEILTLIALLFGRL; translated from the coding sequence ATGCTGGCAAAGACGACGCTGGAACAGTGGGAAATCCTTCAGGCGGTTATTGATTTGGGCGGCTATACGCAAGCGGCAAATGCGCTTCATCGCAGCCAGTCTTCGGTCAGCTATCAGCTTTCTCTGCTGCAAGAGCGATTGGGCATCGCGCTACTCACCATCCACGGACGCAAAGCTGAGCTCACTCCAGAGGGTGAAAATCTGCTCGCGCAGGTGCGACCCGTAATACGTTCGTTTCATGCGCTGGAAGCCCGCGCCCATTCTCTGAAAATGGGTGAACAGACCAGCATCAACCTGGTGGTTGACAGCACCTTCCCCAAAGATCGCCTATTTCACCTGCTCAGCGCCTTTCAAAAACAGCATCCTGCCACCCGTATCCACCTAACCGAAGTGCTGCGTAATGAAACGCCGGAACAGTTGAAAGCACGCGAGGCGGATATTTATGTCATCACCTCGCGTGAACTTGACGGCATTGCCGGGCAATGGCTGATGAACGTTGATTTTGTTGCCGTCGCACACAGCCATCATCCACTTTTCTCACTCCCCACGCCGTTAAGCCATGAAGCACTGTCTCGCTACCCCTGCGTAGAGATTGTGACGCGCACGACGCCGCATACGCAGCCTTCCTCCGCCGAAAGCTGGACGTTCACCACGTTTGAAGCAGCCACACAGGCCGTTTTGCATCAGGTAGGCTACGGCTGGCTGCCGGAAGCACGAATTGCAGAACACATTACGCGGGGCGAATTACAAATACTGCCGTTACAGCAAGGGGAAAGGCGTACCACCCCACTCTATCTGTTAGCCGAAGAGAAAGGGCAGCCGCTCAGCAAAGAGATTCTGACACTCATCGCGCTACTGTTCGGCAGGCTCTGA